The Pseudomonas aeruginosa genome includes the window AGAGAATGGTAGTGGCAGAAGAAGGGCGGTAGGGACGCAGCGGATAGCGGCTTGATATGAAGCGGATAATTGAACCGTTCGCTGAGCGCTCTCGTCTTGTAGTTCAACGCGTGCAGAGCGACGGGTAGCGTCAGCTGGTCCAGCCAGGGCATCTTGTTGGTGATCAGCGGGTCCGCATGGACGCGTTCGGCGAGCCTGTACCAGACTTCGGCGAAACGCCTGGCATCACGTACCAGGATAAAGCCAGCGTTATAGTACGCAGGCATCGCTTCCCCGGAACAAGTGGTCACTACCCGATCTCCAGGCAATGCCGATCCCGCATGGGCGTATATGCGTTGCCAGTAATCGTTCTGTTTTGCCACCAATGCCATATCGGCAGGTTTGAGTGCCGCGTCGAAACGACAAAGCATGTCAGCTTCGAATGCATCGACACAGATCATGTCACTGTCGAGAAACAACGTATGCCCAACAGCCGGCCCCAGCGCCAACGCCGCGAACTTGTTGCCTATTGGATACTCTGGCCCGAAAGGACTATCCATAGGCAAAAGAGGAATGCCCAAACGTTCATATAAGCGTCGGGATGCATCGCTTGGCACACCCCAGTCAGCCTTTCCCGATGGACATGCGGCAATGATATCCATGGAAAAGCCAAAGCGTTTGCGTAGAGAAGCCGCCAACACGGCAGACTTGATTTCCAACTCGCCGGCGTGGACGACGAATACCATGGTCAAAGACGATGACATCATTGGGTAGCCCGGGTCTCGCAGCAGAACGAAACCGGCTCGAATGCCCCATGCAGATTCACCACTGCATCGAAGCACTTGGGCGAATTGAAGACCCTGAATATCGCCGCATTGACCTGTTTATCCATGAGTTCGCAAACGGACTCCGACAAAGAGTTCTCCAGACGAAACGTCAAGGCGTATTCGCCGGCCTGCAAGTCGCAGTCGAAGCTGATGCGTATTCTCAAGCGCCCGTCAGGCTCGACATTCAAAGCCTTGCCCAGCAATAAATTGTTTATGCCATAGAGGTTGTAACCGCGCTGGTCACGGATAGTCAGGGTGATCTTTGGGTGCTCCGGGACGGGTAGGTCAAATTGCACAAGTACCTCGACCCAGACACGTTCGCCCGAATCGAAGTAATCCCGGGCTTCGTCAAGTACGCCCATGCGGATGGATAGAAACCTGCCCTGCCCATTTCCATATGCAATTACCGAGTTCCCGTGTTCGCCAGAAGCGATCAGGCTTCCTGAGCGGACTTCCGCCCGCTGTGTCTCTATACTGTCCCGCAGATAGAGTTCCGTGGCTGTTTCACAGTCGCCATCGAATATCACTCTACCTTTGGATAGATAGATCGCTCGACTACAGTAACTCTTGATCAACTGTATATCGTGGGAGACCAGCAGGATGGTGATGCCTTTCAGCAGCAGTTCTTCAAGCCGGTTCAGGCATTTGAACTGAAACGCGGCGTCACCTACCGCCAGGGCCTCGTCCACGATCAGCACATCGGCATCGACATATGCCGCAATGGAGAAAGCCAAACGCACGAACATACCGCTCGAATATGTTCGAACCGGACGATCGATGAACTCACCGATATCGGCAAACTGGATTATCTCGTCGAGGCGTTCAGAAATTTCCTGCTCGCCCAGTCCAAGAAGCATGGCATTGAAGATTATGTTTTCCCTGCCGGTGTACTCCATGTTGAAACCGGCCCCCAGCTCCAACAGTGCCGCTACCCTTTCTGGGCGAACCACCTGCCCACTCGTAGGTCGCAAGGTACCCGCAAGTATCTGCAGCAAGGTGGACTTCCCGGAGCCGTTGCAGCCGATTACTCCAACCACCTCCCCAGGAAAAACCTGGAAACTCACATTCCGCAGAGCCCAGAATTCCGAATAAAACTTCTTTCTCTCACCCCAGATGGCCTGCAACATCCTTTGATGAGGAGCCCTGTAGACTCTAAAACCCTTGCTTATATCTACGGCCGCAAGTACCGGCGCATTACCATTCATACAACTCACAGCGAGATCCCTACAACGCAGAAAGCATCGTATTGTTTATCCTGAAAACGTCATAGCGCTGTTCCGCCAACGATCTACTGGCTTCTCCCATACGTGCGATGAGCGAAGGCGACTCGATGAACTTCAACATTGCCGCGGCTAAACTCTGCGGACTCTTGATCGGTACCAGAAACCCATTGACACCATCCAGTACCGTTTCACGACATCCCGTCCAGTCAGTCGTTATCACAGGCTTCCCCAGGGACATGGCCTCCTGACTACTTCTCGGCACACCTTCTCTATAATAGGATGGCAGCACGAATACACTCGTATTGGCCACCCATGCCTTGATGTC containing:
- a CDS encoding ABC transporter ATP-binding protein, whose translation is MNGNAPVLAAVDISKGFRVYRAPHQRMLQAIWGERKKFYSEFWALRNVSFQVFPGEVVGVIGCNGSGKSTLLQILAGTLRPTSGQVVRPERVAALLELGAGFNMEYTGRENIIFNAMLLGLGEQEISERLDEIIQFADIGEFIDRPVRTYSSGMFVRLAFSIAAYVDADVLIVDEALAVGDAAFQFKCLNRLEELLLKGITILLVSHDIQLIKSYCSRAIYLSKGRVIFDGDCETATELYLRDSIETQRAEVRSGSLIASGEHGNSVIAYGNGQGRFLSIRMGVLDEARDYFDSGERVWVEVLVQFDLPVPEHPKITLTIRDQRGYNLYGINNLLLGKALNVEPDGRLRIRISFDCDLQAGEYALTFRLENSLSESVCELMDKQVNAAIFRVFNSPKCFDAVVNLHGAFEPVSFCCETRATQ